A stretch of the Acyrthosiphon pisum isolate AL4f chromosome A2, pea_aphid_22Mar2018_4r6ur, whole genome shotgun sequence genome encodes the following:
- the LOC103310217 gene encoding twist-related protein 1-like, with translation MASVLNMNYGAYFGGDRYDVEQYDLSASDTLRAVYEAAFSNGGAPSSSAVAAVATASSAQGVGVDVSGSMIDVSASMIGVSASMIGGMRGGSPAGSACTVVTTSTATASSSSCAGDDPKSPYGGCGVGETTLDFGAYDEGLGDDLAGGEGGCTDKVTKKRRLAANARERRRMQNLNKAFDRLRTVLPTLGNDRQLSKYETLQMAQTYITALYDLLQ, from the coding sequence atggcGTCGGTACTGAACATGAACTACGGCGCGTACTTCGGCGGCGACCGGTACGACGTCGAGCAGTACGACTTGTCGGCCAGCGACACGCTTCGCGCCGTCTACGAGGCGGCCTTCTCCAACGGCGGCGCACCGTCATCGTCGGCTGTCGCGGCGGTGGCCACGGCATCATCGGCTCAGGGTGTCGGCGTCGACGTTTCGGGGTCAATGATCGACGTTTCGGCGTCAATGATCGGCGTTTCGGCGTCAATGATCGGCGGCATGAGAGGTGGTTCGCCGGCCGGTTCCGCGTGCACAGTCGTCACCACTTCCACGGCGACGGCCTCGTCATCGTCCTGCGCCGGAGACGATCCGAAATCACCGTACGGCGGCTGCGGCGTCGGCGAGACGACCCTCGACTTTGGCGCCTACGACGAAGGACTGGGCGACGACCTCGCGGGCGGCGAAGGCGGCTGCACGGACAAGGTGACGAAGAAACGCCGCTTGGCGGCCAACGCCCGGGAACGGCGGCGCATGCAGAACCTGAACAAGGCGTTCGACCGGCTCCGCACCGTGCTGCCCACGCTCGGCAACGACCGGCAGCTGTCCAAGTACGAGACCCTTCAGATGGCCCAGACCTACATAACGGCCCTGTACGATCTGCTCCAGTGA